A window of the Drosophila simulans strain w501 chromosome 2L, Prin_Dsim_3.1, whole genome shotgun sequence genome harbors these coding sequences:
- the LOC27207370 gene encoding E3 ubiquitin-protein ligase RNF8: protein MDKQDIKKMTKKKLIFEVIKERKRNKEKDEIIHDRLESKKRLHDLRLQLDKEKNITKELRLKLSDQDAIAHQAQNLSMKLQKIAKENKCYICKLKYEVTGGHRAVSIKCGHLFGEKCILDHLKRSKACPICKSLTSYTDVRFIIAGQNLCTAELLN, encoded by the coding sequence ATGGATAAACAAGATATTAAAAAGATGACCAAGAAAAAACTCATCTTTGAGGTCATTAAAGAGCGAAAACGTAACAAAGAAAAGGACGAAATCATCCATGATAGACTCGAGTCCAAAAAGCGTTTGCATGATCTGCGACTGCAGCTGGACAAGGAGAAGAATATAACGAAGGAGTTGCGACTGAAGCTATCGGACCAGGACGCGATTGCACATCAAGCGCAGAACCTGTCTATGAAACTACAGAAGATCGCCAAAGAGAACAAGTGCTACATCTGCAAATTGAAGTATGAGGTTACCGGAGGACATCGCGCAGTTTCCATTAAATGCGGTCACCTTTTCGGAGAGAAGTGCATCCTAGATCACTTGAAGCGTAGCAAGGCATGCCCCATCTGCAAATCACTGACTAGCTATACGGATGTTCGCTTTATTATAGCAGGCCAAAACTTGTGCACGgctgaattattaaattaa
- the LOC123327076 gene encoding uncharacterized protein LOC123327076 yields MRSVIQQRGFCKSQITRAHNNALKFVDDIQSVQTIVVRLAQLQENYLRFVRLSEELYAFKSEADWENPDEDFDAYEDKHYATHAILSNTLEELRRDVTSNSIDATVQAAGTPQRSHVDFHFMSLPSAINSNIGTVRKIADGADEVIRGLRALNCEERDPWLIFILLSKLDSDTRQAWAQCAESEEKGVTINRFLKFLTSRCDTLEAFELTRSTQARRAATTHHADTHPRREEPKCTSCQQNHQLFKCPQFIALDIASRRDFLKSRKLCFNCLSPAHMVGNCTSRHTCRICRRKHHTLVHGSSQPIQNGNNIDTASVDSRDRPAVSHAGSTIGHNQPLAREGHRLGSETPAENNFTHHTLENIPAAGSQTLLPTILADVIDAWGNTTTCRLLLDTGSTITLASESFVQRIGVRRTHARISILGLAANSAGVTRGRAHIKLRSRHSGQTVELVSFILTSLTSSLPAQVIDTSSSTWRQICELPLADPTFCTPGAIDVIVGSDQLWSLYTGDRKHFGNDFPIALNTVFGWILAGSYSAFDDHPTSAVTHHADLDTMVRSFMEMDSIQPNQALLDASDPTERHFAATHKRSTDGVYVVEYPFKEKAPPIDSTLPQAINRFFSLERKFRRYPELKQQYEAFLDDYLQRGHMEKLTSAQVEESPDTCFYLPHHAVIKLDSLTTKCRVVFDGSGKDSSGVSLNDRLHIGPPIQRDLFGVCLRFRQHQYVLCADVEKMFRGIKVFKPHTNFQRIVWRTTENEPLLHFRLLTVTYGLAPSPFLAVRVLKQLADDHGHEYPAAAHALLHDAYVDDIPTGANTFEELMILKDELIALLDKGKFKLRKWSSNSWRLLKSLPEEDRCFEPIQLLNKSAADSPVKVLGIQWNPGKDVLYLNLKGCDATISPTKRELLSQLSRIYDPLGLVAPVTVLLKLIFQESWTSVLQWDDPIPESLRTRWRALVEDLPALTQCQVPRYIASPFRDVQLHGFADASSHAYGAVVYARVAVGCSFQVTLVAAKTRVAPIKPVSIPRLELNAALLLSRLLSIVKTSLTIPLFSTSCWTDSEIVLHWLSAPPRRWNTYVCNRTSEILSDFPRSCWNHVRTEDNPADCASRGLHPSKLLEHRLWWKGPSWLATPTSEWPPSTSKFSVSSSFDVNTEERAIKPTTLHNFPDESIHELLIHKFSTWTRLIRVSSYCHRFIHTLRSHHRNSAPFLTSEELLDAQRRLIRHVQQKSFAREYEQLENRRQLNAKSHLIRFSPFLDDYGVMRVGGRIEQSTLNYNAKHPILIPKDTPLAGLLVRHFHVSYLHTGVDATFTNLRQQYWILGARNLVRKAVFQCKSCFLQRKGTSNQIMGELPIPRVQASRCFQHTGLDYAGPIAIKESKGRTPRIGKAWFSIFVCLTTKALHIEVVSELTTQAFIAAFQRFIARRAKPTDLYSDNGTTFHGGKKTLDDMRRLAIQQAKDEELAGFFANEGISWHFIPPSAPHFGGMWEAGVRSIKLHMKRILGSKALTFEELSTVLTQIEAILNSRPLCPTGDNSLDPLTPAHFLTGSPYTALPEPCRLDMQVNRLERWNQLQAMVQGFWKRWHMEYLTSLHERTKWHLETENLKIDTLVVLKEPNLPPSKWILGRITAVHAGIDNKVRVVTVKTAHGLYKRPIAKIAVLPLC; encoded by the exons ATGCGGAGTGTGATTCAACAACGGGGCTTCTGCAAAAGCCAAATTACTCGTGCGCATAATAAtgccttaaaatttgttgatgaCATTCAATCAGTGCAAACAATAGTTGTCCGCCTGGCGCAACTacaggaaaattatttgcggTTCGTACGGCTCTCGGAAGAGctgtatgcatttaaatcggaAGCCGATTGGGAGAACCCTGACGAGGATTTTGACGCATATGAGGACAAACATTATGCTACACACGCTATTCTCAGCAATACTTTGGAGGAGTTGAGACGGGATGTCACCTCAAACAGTATTGATGCCACAGTTCAAGCCGCAGGCACACCCCAGAGAAGTCATGTCGATTTTCA TTTCATGAGCCTTCCGAGtgctataaattcaaatatcggCACAGTGCGGAAAATTGCCGATGGTGCAGACGAAGTTATTCGTGGTCTACGAGCTCTTAATTGCGAAGAGAGGGATCCCTGGCTAATTTTCATTCTACTTTCAAAATTAGATAGCGATACCCGCCAAGCCTGGGCTCAGTGCGCAGAATCCGAGGAAAAAGGTGTGACCATCAACCGATTCTTGAAATTTCTCACATCACGCTGCGATACGTTGGAGGCTTTTGAATTAACTCGATCAACCCAAGCTCGACGCGCAGCTACCACGCACCACGCAGACACGCATCCAAGACGGGAAGAGCCGAAGTGCACATCGTGCCAGCAGAATCACCAACTGTTTAAGTGTCCTCAATTCATCGCACTCGACATTGCATCTCGCCGAGACTTCCTCAAATCAAGAAAGCTCTGTTTCAATTGCCTCAGCCCGGCTCATATGGTGGGCAACTGTACATCGAGGCATACTTGTCGGATCTGCCGCCGCAAGCATCATACTTTGGTTCATGGCTCGTCGCAGCCaattcaaaatggcaacaacattgACACAGCAAGTGTTGACAGCCGCGATCGACCAGCAGTCTCACATGCGGGATCTACAATTGGCCACAATCAACCGCTAGCTCGAGAAGGTCATCGCTTGGGAAGCGAGACTCCCGCGGAAAACAACTTTACGCATCATACTCTGGAGAATATTCCGGCGGCTGGTTCTCAGACTCTGTTGCCAACCATCCTTGCTGACGTCATCGACGCCTGGGGAAACACTACAACCTGCAGGCTGCTCCTGGACACTGGATCTACAATAACCTTGGCATCGGAATCATTTGTTCAGCGAATAGGCGTGCGTCGAACGCACGCACGGATTTCTATTCTCGGTCTCGCCGCCAACAGCGCGGGCGTTACCCGAGGACGCGCACATATCAAGCTGCGCTCTCGTCATTCGGGCCAAACTGTCGAATTGGTCTCGTTCATTCTCACCTCGCTGACGTCATCACTTCCTGCCCAAGTTATTGACACCTCATCCTCTACGTGGAGGCAAATCTGCGAGCTTCCTTTGGCAGACCCAACGTTCTGCACACCTGGAGCAATCGATGTCATTGTTGGATCGGATCAACTTTGGTCTCTATACACAGGAGATCGGAAACACTTTGGTAACGACTTTCCTATCGCTCTCAATACTGTATTTGGTTGGATTCTTGCAGGCTCTTACTCTGCATTCGATGATCACCCTACTTCTGCGGTTACTCATCACGCGGACCTAGACACGATGGTTCGTTCATTCATGGAGATGGACAGCATTCAGCCTAACCAGGCTCTCCTGGACGCCAGCGATCCCACAGAGCGTCATTTTGCTGCCACACACAAGCGCTCGACGGACGGGGTGTACGTCGTCGAGTATCCCTTCAAGGAAAAGGCACCGCCTATTGATTCGACCTTGCCACAGGCCATCAATCGCTTCTTCTCGCTGGAACGCAAATTTCGTCGGTATCCAGAATTGAAGCAGCAGTACGAAGCTTTCCTGGACGACTACTTGCAACGTGGACATATGGAAAAACTGACCTCGGCTCAGGTTGAAGAGTCCCCAGACACCTGCTTCTATTTGCCGCACCACGCTGTCATCAAACTGGACAGTCTGACTACCAAATGTCGTGTAGTTTTTGATGGATCAGGAAAGGACAGCTCTGGAGTATCGCTCAATGACAGACTACATATTGGTCCACCGATTCAACGCGATCTTTTTGGCGTTTGTCTACGCTTCCGGCAGCACCAATATGTTTTATGTGCAGATGTCGAAAAGATGTTTCGaggcattaaagtctttaagcCACACACCAATTTTCAGCGCATTGTTTGGCGCACGACTGAGAATGAACCTCTGCTTCAttttcgcctgctgacggTTACCTACGGATTGGCACCGTCACCATTTCTGGCTGTTCGAGTTCTAAAGCAACTTGCCGACGATCATGGCCATGAATACCCTGCAGCAGCTCACGCTCTTCTGCACGATGCCTATGTGGACGATATCCCGACAGGCGCCAACACATTCGAGGAGCTTATGATTCTCAAGGACGAGCTTATAGCCCTCTTGGATAAGGGAAAATTCAAGCTACGCAAATGGAGTTCTAATAGTTGGCGTCTTCTGAAATCATTACCAGAGGAAGATAGATGTTTTGAACCTATCCAGCTCCTCAACAAATCAGCTGCGGATTCACCTGTCAAAGTTCTTGGTATCCAATGGAACCCTGGGAAGGACGTCCTGTATCTCAACCTAAAGGGATGCGATGCGACCATTTCTCCGACGAAAAGAGAACTCTTGTCTCAGCTATCAAGAATTTATGATCCGCTTGGACTGGTAGCGCCGGTCACAGTTCTACTCAAGCTAATCTTCCAAGAAAGCTGGACAAGTGTCCTGCAGTGGGACGACCCCATACCTGAAAGTCTACGTACGCGCTGGAGAGCCTTAGTAGAGGATTTGCCAGCACTTACGCAATGCCAAGTACCACGGTATATTGCGTCACCATTTCGAGATGTTCAACTACACGGATTCGCCGACGCATCCTCGCACGCCTACGGTGCGGTAGTttacgctcgagttgcagttggATGCAGCTTTCAAGTAACTCTGGTTGCCGCCAAAACACGGGTGGCCCCGATCAAGCCCGTATCAATTCCACGTTTGGAGCTAAACGCTGCGTTACTTCTATCTCGATTGCTTTCTATTGTCAAAACATCACTAACAATTCCTCTTTTCAGCacgagctgctggacagattcagAAATTGTGCTACACTGGCTTTCAGCTCCCCCTCGACGGTGGAACACCTACGTCTGCAACCGAACTTCTGAGATATTGAGCGACTTTCCCCGTAGCTGCTGGAACCATGTTCGCACGGAAGACAATCCTGCAGATTGTGCTTCCCGAGGACTTCATCCGTCAAAGCTTCTGGAGCATCGACtgtggtggaaaggtccgtcttggctggccacacccacctcTGAGTGGCCACCTTCTACAAGCAAGTTCAGCGTATCTTCAAGTTTCGATGTCAACACCGAAGAACGAGCCATAAAGCCCACGACTCTACATAACTTTcctgatgaaagtatacacGAGTTACTCATCCACAAATTCTCAACCTGGACGCGTCTTATAAGGGTATCTAGCTACTGTCATCGCTTTATTCACACTCTTCGATCCCATCATAGGAATTCGGCACCATTCCTTACGTCTGAAGAGTTGCTGGACGCACAGCGCCGACTTATTCGacatgtgcaacaaaaatccTTTGCCAGAGAATATGAGCAGCTAGAGAATCGACGCCAGCTTAACGCTAAATCGCATCTTATCCGGTTTTCTCCGTTTCTGGATGATTATGGAGTAATGCGAGTCGGTGGGAGAATCGAGCAATCTACACTCAACTATAACGCCAAGCACCCGATTCTGATACCTAAAGATACACCACTAGCTGGACTCCTGGTTCGACATTTTCATGTCTCCTATCTGCACACTGGAGTTGATGCAACGTTCACCAATCTTCGTCAGCAGTACTGGATTCTGGGAGCCCGCAATCTCGTCAGAAAGGCAGTCTTCCAATGCAAATCCTGTTTTCTTCAACGAAAGGGCACAAGCAACCAGATCATGGGAGAGCTACCAATTCCTCGAGTTCAAGCTAGCCGCTGCTTTCAACACACAGGGCTGGACTACGCTGGACCGATCGCAATCAAGGAATCAAAGGGAAGAACTCCACGCATCGGAAAGGCatggttttctattttcgtgTGTCTCACTACAAAGGCACTTCACATCGAGGTTGTTAGTGAGCTAACTACACAGGCTTTCATCGCAGCCTTTCAACGATTCATTGCCCGCCGAGCGAAGCCTACTGACCTGTATTCGGATAATGGAACAACATTTCATGGAGGCAAGAAAACTTTGGATGACATGAGACGTCTGGCCATTCAACAAGCCAAAGATGAGGAACTAGCAGGATTCTTTGCCAATGAAGGGATTTCTTGGCACTTTATACCCCCGTCTGCTCCACATTTTGGAGGGAtgtgggaagctggagttcgCTCAATTAAACTCCATATGAAACGAATACTTGGATCAAAGGCTTTAACGTTTGAGGAGCTCTCTACTGTCCTGACCCAAATTGAAGCTATCCTGAATTCACGCCCGCTGTGCCCAACTGGGGATAATTCTTTGGATCCACTGACGCCTGCTCATTTTTTGACTGGATCTCCGTATACTGCATTGCCTGAACCCTGTCGTCTGGATATGCAAGTCAATCGATTGGAGAGGTGGAATCAGCTGCAAGCCATGGTTCAAGGCTTTTGGAAAAGGTGGCATATGGAATACCTGACATCTCTTCATGAGCGGACAAAGTGGCATCTGGAAACCGAGAATCTGAAGATCGACACACTGGTAGTACTCAAGGAGCCCAATCTACCGCCCTCTAAATGGATTCTTGGCCGCATCACAGCAGTGCACGCAGGAATCGACAACAAGGTCCGAGTCGTTACAGTGAAGACTGCTCACGGATTATACAAACgcccaattgccaaaatcgcTGTACTGCCTCTCTGCTGA